GATTCCCGCCGGCTCGGCATTGACGGCGCCGTCTCCGCGCGTCATCACCAGGTCACTCGTCGTGACCTCGGTTTCGAAAACGAAATCGCCTCCTCGGTCGCGCCACTGCCCCGAGCTTGAGACATACCCCCGGCCCTCCCAGTATCCGTCCAGGTACCACCACTCGTAATCCGCGGGGCCCGGATTGGTGATCACCACGGCCAGGCGATCGCCGGATTGGACACGGATGTCCGCGCCACCGAGATGGATCGACGTCATCTGCTCATTGAAGATTTGAGGGACCTCACCCGGCGGCAAGGTGCCCGAGAACAGAGCTGCGGCCGGATCTCGGATGGGCTCGTCCTGGCTGTCCACCCGCACGATTTCGACCGCGAGCGGCGTGGCATTGTCGGGAGCGCGATTGACACGGATGCGGAGATCGCTCAGCTTCCCCGTCCGGTCCACCGTGAAGGTCTGGGCACACGCGAGTCCGCCATGGATCTTCTGGCTCCTGCGCGTCTCCGGCGCCCATCTTTGATCGAGCGCCGCCAAATGCGCCGGTGCTTTGTATGGCTCTTCAATGCCATTGCCGGGCTCACCCTCATCGACGTCGATCTCCTCGGGTGCGACCGGCTCACCCTCATCGACGTCGATCTCCTCGGGTGCGACCGGCTCAACGTCGGCTATCGAGTGAATTGGCGCCTGCGGTGCGGCCGGCGCATTGGGCGCCTTCATGTATCTGAGCATCGAGAATGCCGGCCCAAGAATCTCTTCCAACTGAGTCCGGATTTCATCGCCCGATCGCTCGCACAGACTGCCCGATAACAGGAACTCCCGGAGCTCCGGAATGACCTGCTGGTTGGATTGAAGCTGTTCGGCGACCGCATTGACGAGCACGACCTGAGGGGCGATCTCCGACAACCCCTCGCTGATCCGGCCCTGGAGATCGGCCATCAACTTGTCACCCCCGGTTGCTTCCATGACCACGTCCATCGCACCGGCGAAGCTGTCGCTGATCGGACCCGTGACCTCATTGATCGCCTTGGCCGCCGGGCCGCTCAACTCGGCCGTCAAATCCATGCCCTGCACCATGTAGAGCAGCGCCTTGCATGCCATTTCCTTGAGGAAGCGCTCCGCCTCCTCGGCCAGCCATGTGACAGCTTCGACCGCGGCTTCCCAGGCTTGGTTCATCGCCAGCGCTGCTTGTTTTACCGCCTGTTGCATCAACTCGGCCATGAGTTCCGGATTGTTTGCCGCCAGTTCCGCTTGCCTGCGCAAGCGATCCGCTTCTTCAAAAGTTTGCTGGGCTAGAGATTGCATGCGGTTAAATGTATCTATTTTGTCGAGCTTTAACGCTTCAGCGGCATCCTCCACAACCTTTTGAGTGGCCTTTTCCGCGGCCCTTGCAGCGTCCTCGGCTTCCTTGGCGGCCGCTTCGGCCAACCTCGCAGTTTCCGCCGCGGCTTTTTTTGCGGCCTCGGCCGCCTCTCTAGCAGCCGCTTCCGTCGCCTTCTTTGCCGCCTCTTCGGCCGCCCTTTTTGCCGCTTCCGCCTTCCTTGCCGCCTCTTCCGCCGCCTTTCTTGCCTTTCGTGCGGCATTCTTTGCGCTGCTCACTATGCCGCGCGGCATCACACCGCTATAGGTTCCAGCAGCCTGCAGCGCGTCACCCCCGGGAAACAAGAGGACAACCATGTGAATATCAAAAAGCTCCCCCTTGCCGGGAATCGAAAGCCCAACAGGCCCTGCGATGTCCTGGTTATGGAGCATCACTTCAGCACTGAGCACATAGCCATCGTCATCGCCCAAGGGAATAATCCTCAGGCTTGCCCCATCACGCTGAAGTGTGTAATTCCCTGCTTCCAGAAATTCCATTCCGCCATCGACCGTTGGGAAATAAACGGGCTTCTGAAGCTCGATGGGCGCGCCAAACATTTGCGCACTCACGCCAACGGCGGCGAGCGAAAGCACCGCGACAAAAAGAATAAGTGCACTCGAATTTTTAGCAGCCATCTAACCATCTCCTCTTGGAATTATCTTGCCGCGTATTTACAAATGTCTGGGCGCTCATTCCTGGACCTGTAGCCTCACCGTGACAGCGTTCCAGTCCGGTGCCGGTTTCTGTTCCTGCAAGTCGTTCTCCGCAGTTTCGACAGCGTCGGATGCGTCGGCCACCACGCCCACTCCGCGAGTGACCACCCGGCGCATCAACTCATTCTGTAAACGCTGCAAGGCCACTTGAGCCGGCGACGCGGATGCTGATCTTCCCCCTCGCGCGCCGGTCTCGAGAATCCCATTGATCCATCGGCGGATAGTCTCCGCCGTTTCGCGATCCGTGCTGGCGAATACTTGGATGGCGTCTCCTCCCGCCGGTGCCTGGTAATCCCAAAAAAAGCCGGCCTCGTTCCCCTCCTCGAGAGAGTCGGGAATGCGCACCGTCGCGGCGCCTCTGACAAATCCTTGGGGGTAGAATCCGGCCTTTGAGTGTGGGTTGGGGAAGAGGAGGTTGACACCGCCTTGCGCGTCCACATCAACAATGGTCAGGTAACTGTCCGTGCTGACGCGGATCGCGAGCATCAGGCTGTTTTCATGGCACCGGGGGGCTCCGGGCTTGCGGATATGCAGGGTGTTGTTCGACTCCATACCAACGACGCGCGCGTCGATGTGGACGTCGGACGATGGGTTCGTCATCGCCACCAGGGACGATGCCATGAGCGACCGGGAGAATAGGCCGGCAAGGCGTTCGCCAACCGTCTCGTCGCTCTTCATGTGGAACTCATCGACAATCGAGAGGCCGGCCGCGTCGTAGACCCTGCAGATTCCCTCCTGCGCTTCCAGGAGGAACCACGCGAAGTCACCGGCGGCAACGAAATCAACGTCCGGAAATCGCTTATGAACCTCCGCCTCGATGCCGGCGCGCCGTTCCGGATCGGCAACCTCCCAGCGCGCGGTCACGCGCGTTGGCGGCGGGGCGTCGGACAGAATCACCGCTCTGCTCCCGAACCTCACCCCGGCATCGCTCGGTTCAACCTCGGCCATGACGTCCATCCCATCGGTCGCCACCACCCTCGCTGTCGCAATGCCTTCTCCCGGGTGAAATTCGGTCTCTTCCGGGGGGTAGATGGCCCAGTAAGTGTTTACGGAGGCGTTGAGTGTCGCCCCGCGTATCAGCCGCACGCGGCCGCCTGACTCCCGCTCCACCACCAGAAACGGCTTCGAGCAAGGCTTCCCACCCTCAATTGGGAAGAGCGGTTCTTCCAGCAGCACAGGTGACGCTTCAACCTGCGGTTCCGGAAAAGGAAGTCCGCCGAACCTTGCGGATAGTTGGTCGAAGACGCGCTGGACGCCTTCGTGAAGGTCACGGGGGGACACCCCGGGACCCGCTTCAGCGAGAGTCCTGGCGAGCGCATACGTGAAAAAACCCCTGAATTTGCCCTCGAGGGGACCGTCGAGGGCGTTCTGGTTTGATGCCGCGCCGGTCAGAAGCACATACCGCTCCGGCTTGTCGAGTGGCACGATATTCCGTGTTGCAATTTCGTTCTGCGGACGCTTGTACAATTCAGTCCGTGGGTCCGGCGGCACGGACCGATTCACGAAAATTCCGCGGGTCGCCGTGCCGGAATGGCACGAATCCAGTATGATGACGGCTTTCTGCGCGGGCAATCGGGCCAGGATCCCGCCCAACTCGTCATCCGTGATGTCTGCAATGCCGGGCGTTCGAGCATCGTGAGGAACGATGGTCTCGTCCCAATTGTCGTCCGGTTCGTCCCGGTTGAGATCAGGGACCTGCGAGCCGTGCCCGGAATAATGGATATAGACGAAGTCCTGAGGTGCCGTTTGCTCGATCAGTTTTTCGAATGTCTCGAGAATCGCGGCGCGCGTCGCCGCTGCATCGGTCAGGACGGTGACGTTCTCTTCCAAAAAGCCGAAGCGACTGGTTAAGATCTCCCGCATCGTCTCGACGTCGTTGACCGCACCGCGCAGATCCATGAATTCGTCGGTCATATATTCATTGATGCCGATCAGAATGGCCCGGCGGACGGGGGCGGGCTCGCCGGCCGGCTGGGCGAACGCGGTCGCCGACAGAATGAGCATCGCGAAAGCGACGGCTCCCGGGCCGTTGAGGATTCGTGCCATCCGGCCCCGGCATGATAGCGGGGATAGGATCCGCGGACTTGCAAGCATGGCCATAGCTCCAGACAGTGCCATGGCGGGCGCCCGTTTTTGTCTTTACGGGGGGGGCGCCCGTCGCTGTTTTTTCTTCTTGAAGTAATACCGCTCTACTAAAGAAGAATGGTCCCAAGGGATCTGCTTACCATCCGTCACCTTATACACATGCTTGCGAACATTCTTAAGCATGTCGCTGACTTCCGTCCCCGGCTTGCCAATGAACTCGAGCAAACCTTCCGTGAAGGGGCTGTGCTCCCCGGTACCGTCGAGCGCCACGTTTCCCGGTTGCGTGGCGAACGATATCAGAGTGCCCACCCCGCTCTCGACTTCCGCCAGCCCCTGTCCGATGACCTTCACCGCGCGTGTGTCATCGACGGCCAGTGACCGCCCGGCCGTACTGTCCGTTTTCAGCTCTTCCGCGAACGGGTTGTCCCGGCAGGCATCTAGAAAAATGAGGGTCACCCGCTTGTCACTCGCCATCTCTTTCAGCGCCTGATCAAGACTGACGAGTTGTAAGGTGAGATCGACTTCAGCGTTCGGGTCGAAGTCCACCGGAATCAAGTAGTTCTTTCCGTTGATCTGAAGACCGTGGCCCGCATAGTAAAAGACCGCGATTTCCGCGCCCTTGATGAGCTTGTTGAACGAGACCAGGTGTTCCTCGATTTCTTGCTTGGTGAGATCGCTGCCGTGAAGAACCTGGAAACCGAGCCCCTCGAGTTTCATCGCGAGCCCGGCGGCGTCATTCACGGGGTTCTTGAGCCGAGCTGTATGCTGGTACTGGCTGTTGCCGATGACCAGCGCGGCGCTGTCCTGCGCCAAAGCGGGTGTTCCCGGAAGACAGAGAGAGATCATCGGGAGAAGAATAATCCAGCAGGCGGATCTCAGCATGCTCTTTCCTTTGCTGGAAGCCGAACAGGTCTAAAATGTATATGACAATCCCAGCTCAGGACCGTGGAGCGTCGTGAACTGTGTTTGCTCGAAAACGTTTTCCTCTACGAGTACAAAGACCCTGTAGCGGGCACTGAACCCGAGCCGATCGCCGCTGTATTGATAACCGAGATTGGCGTCGAGGGACGTGTTGAAATGTTCCCCGCTGAGCTTTGGTTCGGGCAGGCCAAGAAACTCCAGAAAAGTCAGAGGCGGAATAATGCCCTGTTCAATCCGGCCGGTGGATTCCCATTCGGTGTAAGCGGCGCCAAAGATAAAGTTGCTGAAGAGGCGGTGGCGACCGCTGTCCGTCATCTCGCCGACCACGCCCATTCCGAACTCGAAGCCGAAAAATTCACTATCGAGATCCAAGATGAGGTCCGCGGTTGCATCCTGCGCGACGGAATTGTTAATCGCTAATGTATAGCCAACCTGCCCCGCCGACGTCTCGCTCCATGACGCGTAGCGAGGTCCGAAGAACAGCGAGAACCACTTGCCCGGAAAGGTGCGGCAGATGAGGAATTCGAAGTCCATCCGTTCGGCTTTGGTCGTCCCTTGAACGTCCGGGAAGGCCAGGCTGACCGGCACCGTGCCCACAAGGGGAATGAATACGCTGCTTTCGTATGCCGATCCTGGGATGAGGATATCGCCTTCGCCTTCACCATAGAATCCCGTTACCAGAAGGCTGTAGTTGGAAGCGAAACCGGGACGAATGGACAGAGTCGCGCCGAGCATGGGAAGTAAATAGACCTCTTTCCTGGCGATGGCCCCGGCAATCGGATCGATGGCTGAGAGCCAAGAACGCGCCATGACGCTGACTCCCGTTTCCTGCTCCATGTCGTACTGCGCGGCCGCGGGCGAGAGGAAAACCGCAAGGAACAACGCGGCACTGAGCCATGTGATGAGCATGGGTCCTTTCCCGGGGACGCCACGGGGTTTGTGCCGGCGCGTCGCCCGCCGGGTCCCGGAGGTGGCAAATCTGCTGACAGCCCAACGCATTGTCCTCGTCTCCTTCCCGCGCACATCGCGTATCATGAATCAATGATAAGCCGCGACAGAAGCACAGCGTCGTCTTCGCAAAGCCTACTCCTAAGCCTGAATCATGCCCGAGCCCCACGTCTATAGCAAGCAAAGGCGCGGGCATGGTCCGGGAGGATAGACGGCCGGCCTGACTTTGTTTAAGGGCGGTCAATGTGGTGGCGCCGGGAGGTGAACGGGAGTACATTTCAGACAGTGTGTCAACCACCTTCACGGTCAATGCATGGTGCATGGGAACCAACCAAAGCGGCCAGGAGGGTGAGAAGGAGTATTCCATCGAGGTTGAGGAGTGATCAACTGGCACCGATGAGCGAGGGTACGCTATGAAAGCTGCAATGGCGATGGCAGTTTTGGTTTTCTTGTCCCTGTCGTGCGGAGACATCCCCATTCACCGCGATCCGCCCTTGCCTGGACGCGGGGATATCGCGGAGATGATCTGGGAGACTAACGGAGGCGGTGACATAAAATTTGAAATCGCGCCTGCCGAGACAGGTTATGACATCCACGTGTCAAGAAACGCCTTCCGGGTCGTGGATACGTGGATCAGACTGACCGTCGTCGATCGAGATGTTTATCCCATCGTGCGGCAGATATTTGCCGGGGAACGAGACCTCTATCGGGACACTTTCAAACCACAGAACGAGACTGGAACATGGACGTCGATCACGCTGGTTAGTTCCAGTGGATCTCAGCACAAGATCGACCACATCAAACCAGGTGGGGATCTGGGGGTCCTGCCGCGCTTCGTTACCCGTGTCCTAGATGAGGGGTAACCTGCGCAGACCGTCAACGGCGTGAGCGAAAATCACATCCGGGACATAAGGAGTGAGAAAATGATTCCGAAATCCTATTTTCGAATGAGCTTGGTTCTAGTGACGTTTTTGGTTGGATGTTCCACGGTGCGGTACAGGGCGCCGACAGATTTTCACATTCCTGCATCATCCCACCGGAAGATTCCTCTGCGCGTCGGTCTGATGATCCCGCCGACTATGCCGCTGTTCACAATATACACGGATCCGATGGGCGCCGGGTACGCGAACTTTGAGATCGGTGAAGCCGTCGTGAATGGTGTTTGGAAAATGTGCAAACGGAATTTTGATGACGCTGTTGTGGTGCATTCTATGGATTTCGATGAGATCGACCAAGACATCGATGCGATCATGGTCCCTGATATCACAGACGCGTCCCTTCGCTCGTCTCCATTCGGCGATGGACCTGCGGTGGAGTTCTCCATAAGGGTTAAATTTGAATGCTTCGATCCGTATGAAAGATCGATCTGGTCGGACACCTTCTCCGGGAACGGCATCGGCGAAGGGGCGGAGCCAGGGGAGATCTACACCAACAGCATGCGGCTCGGCCTGGAGAACCTCTTCGAGAAAACCGTGGAAAAGATGCGCAAGAAGGAGTGGTGGCTGTCGATCGGCGATCCACATCGGCCGGATCGTCCGGATCGGCCGGATGAGCCCGATCATCCCGATCGGCCGGATCATCCGGGGCGGCAGGATGTGGTGGGGGGCTACTCCGATTCTTCGCCAGACGACCCATCGGCGCTGCATGCCGCGGAGTTCGCGGCGGCCGAGATCGCCCGGGAGCGCCCGGGAGCAAGGCTCAAACGGATCCTCCGGGTTCAGACGCAGGTGGTCGCCGGTAGGAATTACAAAATGAAGATTGAACTGGTCGATGGCTCCCTCTGGGATGTGGTCGTGTATAGAAATCTGAAAGATATTATGAAACTCACTCAGATGGAGCGAACGGGATAGACGCAGCGGTTGCAGTCCAGTTGTTGGTTTCTGCGGCTCCCCGGGCGCGGTCAAGATATTCAGCAACTCGTTCAATGACAATC
This window of the Candidatus Eisenbacteria bacterium genome carries:
- a CDS encoding caspase family protein encodes the protein MARILNGPGAVAFAMLILSATAFAQPAGEPAPVRRAILIGINEYMTDEFMDLRGAVNDVETMREILTSRFGFLEENVTVLTDAAATRAAILETFEKLIEQTAPQDFVYIHYSGHGSQVPDLNRDEPDDNWDETIVPHDARTPGIADITDDELGGILARLPAQKAVIILDSCHSGTATRGIFVNRSVPPDPRTELYKRPQNEIATRNIVPLDKPERYVLLTGAASNQNALDGPLEGKFRGFFTYALARTLAEAGPGVSPRDLHEGVQRVFDQLSARFGGLPFPEPQVEASPVLLEEPLFPIEGGKPCSKPFLVVERESGGRVRLIRGATLNASVNTYWAIYPPEETEFHPGEGIATARVVATDGMDVMAEVEPSDAGVRFGSRAVILSDAPPPTRVTARWEVADPERRAGIEAEVHKRFPDVDFVAAGDFAWFLLEAQEGICRVYDAAGLSIVDEFHMKSDETVGERLAGLFSRSLMASSLVAMTNPSSDVHIDARVVGMESNNTLHIRKPGAPRCHENSLMLAIRVSTDSYLTIVDVDAQGGVNLLFPNPHSKAGFYPQGFVRGAATVRIPDSLEEGNEAGFFWDYQAPAGGDAIQVFASTDRETAETIRRWINGILETGARGGRSASASPAQVALQRLQNELMRRVVTRGVGVVADASDAVETAENDLQEQKPAPDWNAVTVRLQVQE
- a CDS encoding caspase domain-containing protein; translation: MLRSACWIILLPMISLCLPGTPALAQDSAALVIGNSQYQHTARLKNPVNDAAGLAMKLEGLGFQVLHGSDLTKQEIEEHLVSFNKLIKGAEIAVFYYAGHGLQINGKNYLIPVDFDPNAEVDLTLQLVSLDQALKEMASDKRVTLIFLDACRDNPFAEELKTDSTAGRSLAVDDTRAVKVIGQGLAEVESGVGTLISFATQPGNVALDGTGEHSPFTEGLLEFIGKPGTEVSDMLKNVRKHVYKVTDGKQIPWDHSSLVERYYFKKKKQRRAPPP